The Budorcas taxicolor isolate Tak-1 chromosome 8, Takin1.1, whole genome shotgun sequence genome includes the window AAGAGTAGTCACTGAAGAGTATGAACAAAAAACTACATGTTACTCAAAGCGAAAGGTCAACTTATGAGGGTCATTTTAAGGTCTAGACACTTTCAGGGTGACGATGAGGATGCCAACCAGGCCTAAAGGAGGGACTGTCATACGGACATCTTGGCCTGCTCCACACACCTACTTCCCAGAGGCTCTGGACTGGCAGAGAGCAtctgcccagggcctggcacaataCTACAGGGGCCAAATCCCCAGGCTCTGCCTCTGACCGTTCTTCCTTCTGTGCTGCAGTCTCATCACCTGTGCAGTGGGGGTGCTGATAAAAACACTCCTCCTGGTTACTAGCTGGATGAAATGACATAACACAGGTAGAGGGCTTAGTGCAGCATCTAGTATGTGTTAGTACTTCCAAATAAAAATGTCTGATAGGATTAGAACCAGTTTCTCTAGTCCCTTCCAGGTGCCATTTGTACCTGGCTAAAGTGACcagattaaggggaaaaaaaaaaaaaattaggttaaaACAAGGAGCAAGATTTTTTCACACATACTGTCTGCTCTTACTTAAAAAAACCCAGGacacacagaataactgtacttGACAACcatataaattcattcattctataCCTGCTATAGCCTGACAGGTGTGCTACGTAAAGGGGAAACAAAGGTAAGACAAGGTCTTGGATTCAAAAAAACTGACAGAccataatgaaggacagaaacaaaGATCAGAATAGTCACAGCTGAGCTCACTGAGAGCTTATCATGTACCAGGGACCATTCTGAACACACACAGGTCTTATAAGATACTGACAACTGCCTTATGACGCTGCATCAATGTGATTTTACAGAGGCTCAGCCCGAGGCACAGAACAGAGCTTTACCAAGCACACACCGCTAACAAGGGACATGATCCTCCCATCCCACAACATTCAATCCAAGAGAAAGAAGGGCAGAACACACCAGGAGAACACAGAGGAAGGGAACTAACCCAATCTGGGCATAGAAGGCAGTAACTAGAGAATTCCTGGAAAGGATGTGAAGTTTACATCCAGGAGTTTGTCTGGCAAGAGATGAGAAATGTGCTGGGAATAAGCAATGCGCTGCAGGGTGGAGCCCACAGGCTTAGGAAGTACTGCCACATCCCCCTTTTTATAGACCCTTCTGGATCTTTAGAATTTCCTTGTTTGCTCAGTGAATAAGCAACCTTACAAAGCTGGTAGGGCAGGTATTAAGATCTGGTCATAGACAATGGAATCAAAGCTCAGAGGCGACAAGGATGAGCCTAAAGCAGAAGTCACTGGGCCaggactggaacccaggtctAGCACCCTTGTTGCCACTTTGTACATAACCCACTCTCGTCCCTCTGAGGTTAGGTGAACCTGCCCACACACATTTAAATCCAAGCTCTGCTACTTACTGTAACTCTATGGCCAACCtgtttgttttcccatctgtaaaatgggcgaGATGGCAGGAccaaggattaaatgaattcataCTTGTTATGCTCTGAGAGgtggcgaaggacagggaggtctggagtgctgcagtccacggggtcgcaatgagtcggacacgaccgagcaacaaTACGCACAGAACAGTCTGCCTGACCTAAAGTGCTAAGCatatttcttttctcagctctctaTCAAGATACCCTGGTGTTTGGTCTTTTCAATTCTATTTGTTGAGCATCTTGGATTGTTAGGTAGACTGTGTATGCTTTTAGAAAGAGGACTAGTAAAGTCAGGAAATAGATGCCTCAATGATTTTGTTTTCGGATGTGATATACATAGCTCCTGACAGCTAGAATTAAGCTTAAAATTGGCACAAGTACCTGTTCTTCTGAAATAAACTTTTTAGCTAGGGTGGTAGTTGtagtgtttttcttatttatgagAACAAGCAATGTGCAATTCAGAGAAAAAGAGCAAGGCAAAAAGTTCAGCATTATTCCGGATTTCTAGCCACATACCTGACAGTCATCCACATCTACTTCGAGGAACACCACGTTGGAATACTTCTCAGAGAGAGActggagaattaaaaaaaaaatccacaaagatTTACCACTGGGTAGTGGCACTCAACACACTTAAGCTTCTTAAATGGAAACTTAAAAGTAGGGACTAAAGATGCAGATATTTAGACTAGGGACAGGTAAGTATAAAGGACATTTTCTCTGAATCAAATTCTTCTTAGTATATAATAATTTAGAACACTGATTTTGATTCCTGAACTTCAAGTAGGGCCAATGTTTCaacttgaagaaaaacaaaatcacttaGACAACCAAATTAGGTTTTGAAAGTTGTCTTCCATGGGCTGTATGTATCAAACTTAAGTTCTAAATTAAGTTGTTATGCTATGACTTCAGATGAAAGATCCAAAATCAAAACCTCTTTTCTCGTGTTGTGACCACCAACCCCAAACAGCTTGCAAAAGCAGAAGCTGGCTCATACTCACATGAAAGAAAGGCTTGATCATTTTGCAAGGCCCACACCACGTGGCTGAGAAGTCAACTACTACGAGTTTCTCTCCTGCACTGTTCAAGGCTTCCTGAAAAGCATActaaggagggaaagaggaaagctgatgttaaattacatttatttccaAAAGCCTTGATAAAATGTGACACAAAGCACAATCTGGAGGTCCTATTTTCAGggcctgttttttaatttaaaaaatgaaaaccaagcaAATAAACTGAAGAAATCCTACTGCAGTGTGCAGTGTTACTTGCTAAGAATGAAACAAGTATGATGTATACAGTGTATCAATATTCACATCTtcacaaatacaaaatattatttgGTTAATCCACATCCAAactaagtaaatgaaaataaaaacatttgtatTAAAACTGCTTCCACATCAAATCTAGGTATATAGTAGACATTCATTAAATGCCTATTGACTGATGCAAGGAGTCACTCTTCAACTGAATGCCACAAATGCACAGAATTTTGCAACTAAAACACAAGctattttcaaaatcaaaactTCTTGATTAAGCTAATTTTACCTATGTTAGAACATTCGAgagctcaaaaaagaaaaaaaaaagagaataacttCTCCACACCCTTATACCCAATTACTGTTGACTTTTAAGCATATAtccttatattctttttaatgcagtTTCCAGAATTGAGATCATACTCTTGATTTatcattaatttctgctttcaTCGTTGACCAACTAAAAAAGTTTTAGTTCTTCATGAAgggaattttgttatttttcataaGCAATGCTTGTTGAATTCCACCAGCAGAAATGATCAAGAAATTCCTCACCACCAACCTCCCTGAATAATTTACCAATGGTGTTGATACTGTAACCCTAGCAACGTAACATTCTAGTTAACAAGGGACTCATTTTTAACCACAATTAGTCAGCTGCTGCTGACCAAAGCCACGGCCATGAAGAGAAATCAAAACACAAACATCTATATCTgaagtctcagttttcttcaaGGGAAAAGATGCCAGTCACATTGGTTTaatcaaaaaccaacacaaccaCCCCCTTGCTTTGAAAGCTAGGAATCAGGTCAGATCTGGTCCagtaaagaagaaaagtaaataaagcaccattaaaaaaatttttttaagtgaattccTGTGAAGTTATTTCTCTAGATTTATAATTTCTACCTCATGTTTTAGGGAAACAATTCACAAATGGTGTTTCCCTGGGACGGTAGGTCATGGTTTCTGTTTGCAGTTATGCAGGTACAAACCTGCACGCAAAGAAACACACCCCACCTTTGGGTATGACAAGGTAGGGGCACACAGGGTAAAAAGTAGAGAGATTATGTTTCCAAACCATCACCTATATTTTCCAGATGAATTTCCTTCAAAGCCTTCcctaatgtgattttttttaggTCAAACCAGCCATTCTTTACTGCAAGATCCAGGAAAGACAGGAAAATAAGGAATTACAGTGTCTGCTCAGATGAATGCATGATTTTGTGAACATGGTTGGCTTTCAGTCAATACTGGGGAGGTTACTTTCAATCTAGACTATCTTTCAGCAATAAATTTTGGCTTCACTGAACATGAGTCACACAGCCAGGTATAGGTAAGACTTCATGACAAATTCTATTCTCTGGCCACTTAAGTTTGCATCTTACTAAGAAGCAAACCATAATTTCTAGCTTCCAGAAACTACCAGTGAGCATTGATAAAGGTCCCCATCACTGACACAAAggttctgaaaacaaaacaaagcactcATAGTTGGGGCAGATAAATAAGAGCAGCTTCCGGCATCTCTTTTCCTAAACACACCCATTCCAAAGGCAATCAACAAGCCTCAGAGTGGTTTGTAAAGCATTCAGTGAAAGTGCCTGTGTGTTCAAATTAGGAGTTCAAGAAAGGGCAGTGGCCATTCTTGGAACAAACTGTTGATTTCTTCTTCCTCACTTTTACAGTCTAGGTATCCCACTTGGATCTGAAACAGACCCCAGTGGTTCTGAACTACCAAAACCTCAGCTGTCTTGGATGACCAATGGCACCAATTTTAGCCCATCAGAATGAAAATCGAAAGTGTACTCAATAGTTATAAGAAAACATTCAAATCAGCTTACCTTTTGATTGACTCTAGATCATAGTTTTGAAGACCCATTGATTACAACCCCAGATCAGTGCTTTTTCTGAGTAATGAACTTCCTGTCACCCTTGTACATCTTGCCATTAATGAGGGGAGGAAAGTGCCACAACTAAATAGGAAACTAAATATGGCAACTAAAATAGGAAAAGACTGAATTTTGAAAAGACTCTGCTCCAGGAATCAATCAATTTTTGGTTTGTAGCTGTATGGATTCTGAGACACATCAGCTAGACCAAAGATTTTTCACTCCTTTCATGGGTTTCAGAGATTCTACTGAAGAAGTCGCCAGCCTCTACAGAGGAACACCCCTTActcccccgccccctccggcCCAAGACTGTTACTAGTCATTCAGTAGATACtgacgccaggctttcctgtggcTCATGGTTAAGAACCCAGacgcaggaaatgtgggtttgatccctgggttgggaagatcccctggagaagcaaatggcaaccgactccagtattcttgtccaggaaatcccatggacagaaaagcctagcga containing:
- the TXN gene encoding thioredoxin — protein: MVKQIESKYAFQEALNSAGEKLVVVDFSATWCGPCKMIKPFFHSLSEKYSNVVFLEVDVDDCQDVAAECEVKCMPTFQFFKKGQKVGEFSGANKEKLEATINELI